A section of the Cotesia glomerata isolate CgM1 unplaced genomic scaffold, MPM_Cglom_v2.3 scaffold_47, whole genome shotgun sequence genome encodes:
- the LOC123274612 gene encoding eIF-2-alpha kinase GCN2, protein MSQESCQDRQNNEFEVLKSIFGDDLEDMRNNKNKRKWQPLNIKVTLTPSQGMSGPVQVYAQIDLHVMCGESYPEDPPHIKLKNSLGLSNQQIAVLYSELESLADKLKGEVVIFELTQHVQKFLYEHNKPSYNSFYEEMVSRRQEQIQSEMHKKQLKESQERQVLQDEIHRRQEALKAELRDRKRMARLSLESNETSQSIPSSPHERIRTYSRRRCLSSSESPDSLLSEHRATKILHFISNRGERQIQLGKCLGKSVKGSVVYDGVDIKAVEHLAVTEWTLKYTPVDKKNSEADTLNLQQLLKQVGSIEQELNHLQKLHHPNLVHYLDIKYSQTEDSIVVYILQEFVVGTTCSFFRKENIPVNIDTLRYLATGILSVLEYLHENNITHKDLRDSNIYIDSKGIVKVSDYSLHKRLSNIYNLSCLGKANNNFATIQGRGKKEIDIYRFGLLLLTLLNVKKVSDNEAEWGLNIPVLLKDFLSKCLNSNERLRWSAKQLQQHNFIRIPLISELSSPKHSDKQENNLETEEPTSDSRMKNEFKILESLGEGAFGDVWKVRNKLDGRVYAIKRIALDPKSKQSNKKMIREVKLLSRLNHENVVRYYNSWIENVNISNVKRHSSSLLDQMSVNEEKTEKIKDHNLKSFESRSVTISEEDSSSSSSSSSDDSSSEEESEDEEGFFHSPQKSEESSDGIEFKVDSESQISKAESFETSEKITSEENSTVEHKTKFMYIQMEFCEKSTLRTAIDNNLYEDKDRLWRLFREMVEGIAYIHQQGMIHRDLKPVNIFLDSNDHVKIGDFGLATTNILCSVVQTIDNERKVELDNKNDIIIDEPRSMTGQVGTALYVAPELRNEVAKARYNQKVDIYSLGIILFEMCCKPPDTKMERVTILQKVRSKEIILPPDMTETEMPHQTHLLRWLLNHDPNQRPTAQELLMSEYLPPPLLEEAELQEMVQHTLSNSQSKAYKYLISCCFAQKVSQAEDINYDMTVLNRPANSSSSVVNRLLHDHVKSIVVEVFQRHGGVNLATPLLMPKSGHLYDHTETCVKLMTHSGSIVTIPHDLRAPFARYVAWNDILHLRRYVIERVFREEKVHGFHPKELYECAFDIISSTVDLMAEAELIRIVWEIFNDFSDMRQFDFTVRLNHTSLFEAVLIYCGIGLEKFQEIFSINDNAQDGKNSKFSAQSYLENLGLSDQVIETLINLSTTENNALKIASFLKKLTLRMGDAAILAKNALREIETVTAHIGALGGVKWPIVIAPLLTHNMKQHRGIIFQITCDFKRRRRRVGQEIIAAGGRYDKMLQVFERISERSGLTSKENRHHGVGISISLDRLVSVIQELLLEDSNIEINVKKFGINIAVGLINKKNKREHELADLLRQLWSLDLRVTKLDFNKTEEMLDYCRKNLIPCVIILDDEKENLSVHFWERKMKRFKEQKMSTTEFTEYLRKPNTTSQQTDPPPVLHRSESKINNMEPTTNAHNTSINVNINFVLSEKDKLSSSGRKSYRNSMLAQLSSSLHRISYKDPIEVFAVFLEMPVIKTIFGLLELDEKEQDFQRSVQSVIEEHPYHKKSIKQVCDEMRKVRNEKQRPVLVLYSLTDGRFVIFI, encoded by the exons ATGTCTCAAGAATCATGTCAAGATCGACAAAACAATGAATTTGAAGTTTTAAAA tCGATATTTGGAGATGATTTAGAAGATatgagaaataataaaaataagcgaAAATGGCAACCTCTCAATATAAAAGTGACCTTAACACCATCACAAGGAATGTCTGGTCCAGTTCAAGTTTATGCTCAAATTGATTTGCATGTTATGTGCGGAGAATCGTATCCAGAAGA tCCTCCTcatattaaactaaaaaatagtttagGTCTCTCTAATCAACAAATCGCTGTTTTATACTCAGAGTTGGAAAGTTTAGCAGATAAATTGAAAGGAGAAGTTGTAATCTTTGAATTGACTCAACATgtacaaaaattcttatatGAACACAACAAACCAAGCTATAATAGTTTTTATGAAGAGATGGTATCTCGTCGTCAAGAACAGATACAGTCTGAGATGCATAAGAAGCAACTAAAAGAAAGTCAAGAACGACAg GTATTGCAAGATGAAATCCATCGACGACAAGAAGCTTTGAAAGCCGAACTTCGTGATCGTAAAAGAATGGCCCGTTTGTCTTTAGAATCGAACGAAACATCTCAATCAATTCCATCGTCACCTCACGAACGGATTCGTACTTACTCCCGGAGAAGATGTTTAAGTTCATCTGAAAGTCCGGATAGTCTACTAAGTGAACATAGAgctacaaaaattttacacttTATAAGTAATAGAGGAGAAAGACAAATTCAACTTGGTAAATGTCTGGGAAAGAGCGTAAAAGGATCAGTTGTTTATGATGGAGTTGATATTAAGGCTGTTGAGCATTTAGCAGTCACAGAATGGACGTTGAAATATACACctgtggataaaaaaaatagtgaagCAGATACTTTGAATTTACAACAACTATTGAAACAAGTTGGAAGCATTGAACAGGAATTAAATcatcttcaaaaattacaCCACCCTAATCTCGTTCATTATTTAGATATTAAGTATTCACAAACTGAAGACAGTATTGTAGTATATATACTCCAAGAATTCGTAGTTGGTACAACGTGTTCTTTTTTTCGAAAAGAAAATATTCCTGTCAATATCGATACGTTACGTTATCTCGCCACTGGAATTCTTTCTGTATTAGAATATTTACATGAAAACAATATTACACATAAAGACTTGAGAgattcaaatatatatatagacaGCAAAGGCATTGTAAAAGTATCTGATTATTCATTACATAAAagattatcaaatatttataatttaagttGTCTTGGAAAagctaataataattttgcaaCAATTCAAGGTAgaggaaaaaaagaaatagacATTTATAGATTTGGATTATTACTTTTGACTCTGTTGAATGTCAAAAAAGTATCAGATAATGAGGCAGAATGGGGGTTAAACATACCAGTGTTATTAAAAGACTTTTTGTCCAAATGCTTGAATAGCAATGAAAGGTTAAGGTGGTCAGCTAAACAACTACAACAGCATAATTTTATTCGCATACCTTTGATAAGTGAATTGTCATCTCCAAAACATTCTGATAAACAGGAAAATAATTTAGAGACGGAAGAGCCTACATCTGACTCACGGATGAAAAACGAATTCAAAATTCTTGAGTCACTTGGTGAAGGCGCATTTGGAGATGTTTGGAAAGTAAGAAACAAATTGGATGGAAGAGTTTATGCTATCAAACGTATTGCTTTAGATCCAAAGAGCAAACAGtctaacaaaaaaatgataagagaaGTTAAGTTACTTTCAAGGTTGAATCATGAAAATGTCGTGCGATATTATAATTCGTGgattgaaaatgttaatattagtAATGTCAAACGACATTCATCATCTTTATTGGATCAAATGTCTGTTAATGAagagaaaaccgaaaaaataaaagatcatAACTTAAAAAGCTTTGAATCTCGATCAgtcactatatcagaagaagacagcagtagtagtagtagtagtagcaGTGATGATAGTTCTAGTGAAGAAGAGAGTGAAGATGAAGAAGGGTTTTTTCACTCTCCACAAAAGTCAGAGGAATCTTCAGATGGTATAGAATTTAAAGTGGATAGTGAGTCACAAATATCTAAGGCTGAGTCTTTTGAAACTTCTGAAAAAATAACTAGTGAAGAAAATAGCACTGTGGaacataaaacaaaatttatgtacATACAAATGGAGTTTTGTGAAAAAAGTACCCTAAGAACAGcgattgataataatttgtaTGAAGATAAAGATCGTCTTTGGCGCCTATTTCGAGAAATGGTTGAAGGTATCGCTTATATTCATCAACAAGGAATGATTCACCGTGATTTGAAGccagtaaatatttttttagacagCAATGATCATGTTAAAATTGGTGATTTTGGTTTGGCGACAACAAACATATTGTGCTCTGTTGTACAAACAATTGATAACGAACGGAAAGTTGAATtagacaataaaaatgatattattattgatgaacCCCGATCAATGACTGGTCAAGTGGGTACTGCTCTCTATGTTGCTCCAGAGTTGAGAAATGAGGTAGCAAAAGCTAGATATAATCAAAAGGTTGACATATACAGCCTTGGGATTATTCTATTTGAAATGTGTTGTAAACCACCCGATACTAAAATGGAGAGAGTAACTATTCTTCAAAAAGTTAGATCTAAAGAAATAATCCTTCCACCTGATATGACAGAGACTGAAATGCCTCACCAGACTCATCTTTTACG atggtTACTCAATCACGATCCTAATCAGCGACCTACAGCTCAAGAACTTTTAATGTCTGAATATCTACCTCCACCACTTCTAGAAGAAGCGGAACTTCAAGAAATGGTTCAACATACACTTTCGAATAGCCAAAGCAAAGCCTACAAGTACTTGATTTCTTGTTGCTTCGCCCAAAAAGTATCACAGGCTGAAGACATAAATTATGATATGACTGTACTGAATCGTCCAGCAAACAGTTCATCATCAGTGGTTAATAGACTTTTGCATGATCATGTAAAATCCATAGTTGTTGAAGTTTTTCAACGACACGGAGGAGTTAACTTAGCAACGCCTTTGTTAATGCCTAAATCTGGTCACTTGTATGATCATACAGAAACGTGCGTTAAACTCATGACTCATTCAGGCAGTATTGTCACTATACCTCATGATCTCAGAGCACCGTTTGCGCGATACGTTGCGTGGAATGATATCTTGCACCTTAGACGATATGTTATCGAACGAGTTTTTCGTGAAGAGAAG gtTCATGGGTTTCATCCCAAAGAATTATATGAATGTGCATTTGACATCATTAGCTCAACAGTAGATCTTATGGCTGAAGCTGAACTAATCCGTATAGTTTGGGAAATTTTTAACGACTTTTCCGACATGCGTCAGTTTGATTTTACAGTTCGTTTAAACCATACTTCTTTATTTGAAGCTGTTTTAATATATTGTGGAATAGGActagaaaaatttcaagaaatattttcaataaatgatAATGCTCAGGATggcaaaaattctaaattttcgGCACAATCATATCTTGAAAATTTAGGTCTCTCTGATCAAGTAATAGAAACACTTATTAATCTTTCCACCACTGAAAATAATGCACTAAAGATTGCGAGTTTTCTCAAGAAACTTACATTACGCATGGGAGATGCCGCTATCTTGGCAAAAAATGCTCTCAGAGAAATCGAAACTGTTACTGCTCATATTGGAGCATTAGGAGGAGTAAAG tggcCTATTGTTATTGCACCTCTTCTTACTCACAATATGAAGCAACACCGTGGgataattttccaaattacCTGTGATTTCAAACGTAGACGACGGCGAGTGGGTCAAGAAATAATAGCTGCGGGTGGTCGTTATGATAAAATGCTCCAAGTATTTGAACGTATTTCGGAACGTTCCGGATTGACTAGTAAAGAAAACCGACATCACGGTGTGGGTATAAGTATTTCACTCGATAGATTAGTATCTGTCATTCAAGAGTTGTTATTAGAAGACtcaaatattgaaattaatgtaaaaaaatttggaataaaCATAGCGGtaggattaattaataagaaaaataagagAGAACATGAACTAGCTGATCTTCTTCGGCAATTATGGTCTCTCGATCTTCGGGTAACCAAACTGGACTTTAATAAGACTGAAGAAATGCTAGATTATTgtcgtaaaaatttaattccttgTGTCATCATTTTAGATGATGAAAAGGAAAATTTATCAGTTCATTTTTGGGAACGTAAAATGAAAAGATTTAAAGAACAGAAAATGTCTACAACCGAATTTACTGAGTATTTACGGAAACCAAATACAACTTCACAACAAACAGATCCACCACCAGTTTTGCATAGATCTGAaagcaaaataaataatatggaACCTACGACAAATGCACATAACACTTCAATCAatgtaaacattaattttGTACTCTCTGAGAAAGACAAATTGTCAAGTAGTGGACGGAAAAGTTACAGAAACTCTATGCTAGCTCAATTGTCATCTTCCTTGCATCGAATATCGTATAAAGATCCTATAGAAGTATTTGCTGTATTTCTAGAAATGCCTGTCATAAAGACAATTTTTGGTCTCTTGGAATTGGATGAAAAAGAACAAGATTTTCAGAGGAGCGTTCAATCTGTTATTGAAGA ACATCCCTACCACAAGAAGTCGATTAAACAAGTGTGCGATGAGATGAGAAAAGTAAGGAACGAAAAACAACGGCCTGTTCTAGTTCTATACAGTTTGACTGATGGacgttttgttatttttatatga